The Triticum aestivum cultivar Chinese Spring chromosome 3A, IWGSC CS RefSeq v2.1, whole genome shotgun sequence genome includes a region encoding these proteins:
- the LOC123061546 gene encoding uncharacterized protein isoform X1 gives MASLNPFVHPKDLRRRAQGEVLVHQIRRPHYWRSHGIPFAARSALLQEWIYADDPILPKVHSPTMLPPLSRSWHTTELPCGVTGASSTMTPPALPLRWPRFFFHSGIARGYGTSSSPMKRRRGLSCQERCVVVGLVSGLGNFRWPRCRAAEAMLFGISYKIAMMFLFKTWKGNLLQVLKGCSEHILLKANIVMHV, from the exons ATGGCCTCCCTGAATCCTTTTGTCCATCCAAAGGATCTGCGCCGACGAGCACAGGGCGAGGTCCTGGTGCACCAGATCCGTCGCCCCCACTACTGGAGGAGCCATGGCATCCCGTTCGCCGCGCGTTCTGCCCTTCTCCAAGAATGGATCTACGCCGACGACCCCATACTGCCCAAGGTCCATTCTCCCACCATGCTTCCGCCACTATCAAG ATCTTGGCACACGACAGAGTTACCGTGTGGTGTGACCGGGGCTTCTTCCACTATGACCCCTCCTGCCCTGCCTCTTCGGTGGCCCCGATTCttcttccactctgggatagctcGTG GATATGGTACATCATCATCACCTATGAAGAGGAGAAGGGGTTTATCGTGTCAGGAAAGGTGTGTGGTGGTAGGCTTGGTCTCCGGCCTCGGCAACTTTCGTTGGCCCCGGTGCCGTGCGGCTGAGGCGATGTTGTTTGGCATCAGCTACAAAATAGCCATG ATGTTCCTCTTTAAGACCTGGAAGGGCAACCTGTTGCAAGTGCTCAAGGGGTGTTCAGAGCATATACTTCTCAAGGCCAACattgtgatgcatgtgtag
- the LOC123061546 gene encoding uncharacterized protein isoform X4: protein MASLNPFVHPKDLRRRAQGEVLVHQIRRPHYWRSHGIPFAARSALLQEWIYADDPILPKVHSPTMLPPLSRSWHTTELPCGVTGASSTMTPPALPLRWPRFFFHSGIARGYGTSSSPMKRRRGLSCQERCVVVGLVSGLGNFRWPRCRAAEAMLFGISYKIAMPHIL, encoded by the exons ATGGCCTCCCTGAATCCTTTTGTCCATCCAAAGGATCTGCGCCGACGAGCACAGGGCGAGGTCCTGGTGCACCAGATCCGTCGCCCCCACTACTGGAGGAGCCATGGCATCCCGTTCGCCGCGCGTTCTGCCCTTCTCCAAGAATGGATCTACGCCGACGACCCCATACTGCCCAAGGTCCATTCTCCCACCATGCTTCCGCCACTATCAAG ATCTTGGCACACGACAGAGTTACCGTGTGGTGTGACCGGGGCTTCTTCCACTATGACCCCTCCTGCCCTGCCTCTTCGGTGGCCCCGATTCttcttccactctgggatagctcGTG GATATGGTACATCATCATCACCTATGAAGAGGAGAAGGGGTTTATCGTGTCAGGAAAGGTGTGTGGTGGTAGGCTTGGTCTCCGGCCTCGGCAACTTTCGTTGGCCCCGGTGCCGTGCGGCTGAGGCGATGTTGTTTGGCATCAGCTACAAAATAGCCATG CCTCATATTTTGTGA
- the LOC123061546 gene encoding uncharacterized protein isoform X2, which produces MASLNPFVHPKDLRRRAQGEVLVHQIRRPHYWRSHGIPFAARSALLQEWIYADDPILPKVHSPTMLPPLSRSWHTTELPCGVTGASSTMTPPALPLRWPRFFFHSGIARGYGTSSSPMKRRRGLSCQERCVVVGLVSGLGNFRWPRCRAAEAMLFGISYKIAMLFTGYCRHEVYMSMIVVLLLI; this is translated from the exons ATGGCCTCCCTGAATCCTTTTGTCCATCCAAAGGATCTGCGCCGACGAGCACAGGGCGAGGTCCTGGTGCACCAGATCCGTCGCCCCCACTACTGGAGGAGCCATGGCATCCCGTTCGCCGCGCGTTCTGCCCTTCTCCAAGAATGGATCTACGCCGACGACCCCATACTGCCCAAGGTCCATTCTCCCACCATGCTTCCGCCACTATCAAG ATCTTGGCACACGACAGAGTTACCGTGTGGTGTGACCGGGGCTTCTTCCACTATGACCCCTCCTGCCCTGCCTCTTCGGTGGCCCCGATTCttcttccactctgggatagctcGTG GATATGGTACATCATCATCACCTATGAAGAGGAGAAGGGGTTTATCGTGTCAGGAAAGGTGTGTGGTGGTAGGCTTGGTCTCCGGCCTCGGCAACTTTCGTTGGCCCCGGTGCCGTGCGGCTGAGGCGATGTTGTTTGGCATCAGCTACAAAATAGCCATG TTATTTACAGGTTATTGCCGACATGAGGTCTATATGTCCATGATTGTTGTGCTACTGTTAATATGA
- the LOC123061546 gene encoding uncharacterized protein isoform X3: MASLNPFVHPKDLRRRAQGEVLVHQIRRPHYWRSHGIPFAARSALLQEWIYADDPILPKVHSPTMLPPLSRSWHTTELPCGVTGASSTMTPPALPLRWPRFFFHSGIARGYGTSSSPMKRRRGLSCQERCVVVGLVSGLGNFRWPRCRAAEAMLFGISYKIAMVIADMRSICP; encoded by the exons ATGGCCTCCCTGAATCCTTTTGTCCATCCAAAGGATCTGCGCCGACGAGCACAGGGCGAGGTCCTGGTGCACCAGATCCGTCGCCCCCACTACTGGAGGAGCCATGGCATCCCGTTCGCCGCGCGTTCTGCCCTTCTCCAAGAATGGATCTACGCCGACGACCCCATACTGCCCAAGGTCCATTCTCCCACCATGCTTCCGCCACTATCAAG ATCTTGGCACACGACAGAGTTACCGTGTGGTGTGACCGGGGCTTCTTCCACTATGACCCCTCCTGCCCTGCCTCTTCGGTGGCCCCGATTCttcttccactctgggatagctcGTG GATATGGTACATCATCATCACCTATGAAGAGGAGAAGGGGTTTATCGTGTCAGGAAAGGTGTGTGGTGGTAGGCTTGGTCTCCGGCCTCGGCAACTTTCGTTGGCCCCGGTGCCGTGCGGCTGAGGCGATGTTGTTTGGCATCAGCTACAAAATAGCCATG GTTATTGCCGACATGAGGTCTATATGTCCATGA
- the LOC123061546 gene encoding uncharacterized protein isoform X5: MASLNPFVHPKDLRRRAQGEVLVHQIRRPHYWRSHGIPFAARSALLQEWIYADDPILPKVHSPTMLPPLSRVTVWCDRGFFHYDPSCPASSVAPILLPLWDSSWIWYIIITYEEEKGFIVSGKVCGGRLGLRPRQLSLAPVPCG, encoded by the exons ATGGCCTCCCTGAATCCTTTTGTCCATCCAAAGGATCTGCGCCGACGAGCACAGGGCGAGGTCCTGGTGCACCAGATCCGTCGCCCCCACTACTGGAGGAGCCATGGCATCCCGTTCGCCGCGCGTTCTGCCCTTCTCCAAGAATGGATCTACGCCGACGACCCCATACTGCCCAAGGTCCATTCTCCCACCATGCTTCCGCCACTATCAAG AGTTACCGTGTGGTGTGACCGGGGCTTCTTCCACTATGACCCCTCCTGCCCTGCCTCTTCGGTGGCCCCGATTCttcttccactctgggatagctcGTG GATATGGTACATCATCATCACCTATGAAGAGGAGAAGGGGTTTATCGTGTCAGGAAAGGTGTGTGGTGGTAGGCTTGGTCTCCGGCCTCGGCAACTTTCGTTGGCCCCGGTGCCGTGCGGCTGA
- the LOC123061546 gene encoding uncharacterized protein isoform X6 produces MASLNPFVHPKDLRRRAQGEVLVHQIRRPHYWRSHGIPFAARSALLQEWIYADDPILPKILAHDRVTVWCDRGFFHYDPSCPASSVAPILLPLWDSSWIWYIIITYEEEKGFIVSGKVCGGRLGLRPRQLSLAPVPCG; encoded by the exons ATGGCCTCCCTGAATCCTTTTGTCCATCCAAAGGATCTGCGCCGACGAGCACAGGGCGAGGTCCTGGTGCACCAGATCCGTCGCCCCCACTACTGGAGGAGCCATGGCATCCCGTTCGCCGCGCGTTCTGCCCTTCTCCAAGAATGGATCTACGCCGACGACCCCATACTGCCCAAG ATCTTGGCACACGACAGAGTTACCGTGTGGTGTGACCGGGGCTTCTTCCACTATGACCCCTCCTGCCCTGCCTCTTCGGTGGCCCCGATTCttcttccactctgggatagctcGTG GATATGGTACATCATCATCACCTATGAAGAGGAGAAGGGGTTTATCGTGTCAGGAAAGGTGTGTGGTGGTAGGCTTGGTCTCCGGCCTCGGCAACTTTCGTTGGCCCCGGTGCCGTGCGGCTGA